DNA sequence from the Lycium barbarum isolate Lr01 chromosome 5, ASM1917538v2, whole genome shotgun sequence genome:
CAATGTTCAAAAGAAGGAAGATCTGGGGGCCTTCACTTTTCCTTTTTTGGTTGGTCAGCATGATTTTGCTCGCGCTTTATGTGGTAATGGGGCTAGCATAAATTTAATGCCACTTGCTATTTATAAGAAATCGGGATTGGGGATGCCTAGCCCAACGACTATGCGATTACAGATGGCTGACAACTCTATTAAGAGGCTGCTTGGTATGGTAGATGCTGttcttgtgcgggttggtgattttttGTTACCCGCgaattttgtgattcttgactatgctgttgatcgggacattcccaTTATTTTGGCGAGACATTTCCTTGCTGCAGGAAGGGCTTTTATGGATttggaaaagaatgaaataaaattccgagTCAATGATAAGGAGGTGAATTTCCAGGCAAGTAAAGGGATGAAGCTACcgagtgcttatgagagcatttcggtgattgattcttttgatgttgttgataaagcTGTGGAATTCAAAATAGAAGATAGATGTTTGGGAGAGGCTCTTGCTGTTATTGTGGTAGATTTTGATACTGATAATATGGAGGGCTATGTGGAGACTGTGAATTCACTTGTGGGGTTGGTACTTAATTTTAGCACCCAAAGAAGCTAGATCTTGATCTTGAAAATAGAACAACCCCTCTAGCAAAACCATCCATTGTTGATCTAcctaagcttgagcttaagcagctgcCTGCACATTTAAAGTACGAGATTATTGGCCCCGCTAACATTTTGCAAGTTATTGTGTTTGCATTGCTGAATAAAGAGTAGACAAATAAATTGTTGGAGATATTGAGAGAGTGCCGGCGTGCTATAGGCTGGACTATTGAAGATATTCGGGGGATTCCCTCCGGCATatgtgagcacaaaattcagcTTGAGAAAGATAGTTCACCAAGTATAGAGCACCAGCGGAGATTGAGAAATAAATGGTTAAATGTTGGCATTGTATATCCTATAGCAGACAACAAGTGGGTAAGCCCGGTATAATGCGTTCCAAAGAAGGGCGGTATCACAGTGGTGCCTAATGCTGAAAATGAGTTAATTCTGACTCGTACTGTTACTGGGTTGCGTGTTTGCATGGAATA
Encoded proteins:
- the LOC132639415 gene encoding uncharacterized protein LOC132639415, yielding MLEKVLGNQDKADRTLKGLTETVGSHTASIQKLEWQMRDISREQHPPQKGGLPSDTILNPKNGEGGLDRVYAINTRSGKIIQSAEKKVINLEPVAEEEEAQYDLPTIVDEVQIEVPIIKQVDDVPESFEKQKYSHDTRKSMISMNIPFIDAIKEMPRFSKYLKDLLTKKRSVKHETMSVTHRVSSIISITNVQKKEDLGAFTFPFLVGQHDFARALCGNGASINLMPLAIYKKSGLGMPSPTTMRLQMADNSIKRLLGMVDAVLVRVGDFLLPANFVILDYAVDRDIPIILARHFLAAGRAFMDLEKNEIKFRVNDKEVNFQHPKKLDLDLENRTTPLAKPSIVDLPKLELKQLPAHLKYEIIGPANILQVIVFALLNKE